In one window of Megalopta genalis isolate 19385.01 chromosome 4, iyMegGena1_principal, whole genome shotgun sequence DNA:
- the Egfr gene encoding epidermal growth factor receptor isoform X3 yields MACVATNVCIGTNGRLSVPSNKQHHYRNLRDRYTNCTYVDGNLEITWLQNETFDLSFLQYIREVTGYVLISHVDVRKIVLPRLQIIRGRTLFKLNIHETEFALFVTMCQMQNLEMPALRDILNGSVGMYNNYNLCHIRTINWDEIITGQSGTYSYVYNFTSPERVCPQCDKSCEQGCWGEGPENCQRFSKTNCSPQCWQGRCFGPNPRECCHLFCAGGCTGPKQSDCLACKNFFDDGVCTQECPPMQKYNPTTYSWEANPDGKYAYGATCVRKCPEHLLKDNGACVRSCPPKKKALNGECVPCDGPCPKTCKGVEKVHSGNIDSFNDCTIIEGSITILDQSFQGFQHVYPNFSFGKRYEKMHPDKLEVFSTLKEITGFLNIQGDHKDFKNLSYFRNLEMIGGRTLTEYFASLYIVKTSLVSFGLSSLKKIYSGSIAILENKNLCYAQSINWTRIKKSSEHESLLSNNRNETECIKDGLVCDGQCSEEGCWGPGPAQCLSCKNFILGNDCLQDCTAPGIYQADEKTCKLCHEECDGTCTGPNAEHCTKCKHARDGPFCVPECPSSKYNDNGVCKDCHGNCVGGCQGPENNIGLNGCHSCDKAIMNGNVSEGCLQKGEPCPDGHYYEWVSPQEQGTLKPLAGKAVCRKCHPRCKKCTGYGFHEHVCQECTKFKREEQCEDECPAEYFANADTQLCIPCFSECRGCFGRGPNQCYKCRNYKIYLDEDIDGNATAFNCTETCPPEYPHKIFPLDSEPYCSVETVGLGFQVDNELQPALLAGVVVFALVFIVITALIMYFWRIRAKAKENTVKMTMALTGLDDNEPLRPTGVKPNLAKLRIIKEEEMRKGGILGYGAFGNVYKGVWVPEGENVKIPVAIKVLHDGTGANTSKEFLDEAYIMASVEHPNLLQLLAVCMTSQMMLVTQLMPLGCLLDFVRTFKDKIGSKALLNWCTQIARGMAYLEERRLVHRDLAARNVLVQTPNCVKITDFGLAKLLDINEEQYKAAGGKMPIKWLALECIQHRVFTHKSDVWAFGVTIWEVLTYGGRPYENVPARNVPELLEKGERLPQPTICTIDVYMIMIKCWMLDAESRPSFKELAEDFAKMSRDPGRYLAIKGDKYMRLPSYTLQDEKEMIRNLASDGPEALVDADEYLQPKSRAPIPPGLSTSNTSGSPPNTPVKTCWPNGKPLAADSPTPQNQQNWDRELLRYGANHRNGNASHEPGNSGQHAHFAPPNGHCGHPVGSDSSSSRYCSDPLKMISVRDCDVTDDCYDGDVNSVHQQAQVGNLKLDLPLDEDDYLMPSPQLPANTTQYMDLIGDSKPADIEPKRINNGYRKYPEFLTIQGKTSLDNPEYIMSQDEGPLTPQTLGIPTPDLEKVLTNGTFGSQVRQRSSEEESDHEYYNDFDRLERELQPLKPLRKNETTV; encoded by the exons TCTGCATCGGAACCAATGGCCGCCTCTCCGTTCCGTCCAATAAGCAGCACCACTACCGGAATCTTCGAGACCGGTACACCAACTGTACTTATGTCGACGGCAACCTGGAGATCACATGGCTCCAGAACGAGACCTTCGACCTCAGCTTCCTCCAGTATATCCGGGAGGTCACCGGCTACGTCCTCATCAGCCACGTGGACGTCCGGAAGATCGTCCTGCCGCGGCTGCAGATCATACGCGGCAGAACACTGTTCAAGCTCAACATTCACGAGACCGAATTCGCCCTGTTCGTCACGATGTGTCAGATGCAGAACTTGGAGATGCCGGCCCTCAGAG ACATCCTCAACGGCAGCGTGGGCATGTACAACAATTACAACCTCTGCCATATCCGCACGATCAACTGGGACGAAATAATCACCGGCCAGAGCGGGACGTATTCCTATGTGTACAATTTCACGTCGCCGGAGCGCGTCTGCCCGCAGTGCGACAAGAGCTGCGAGCAGGGCTGCTGGGGCGAGGGGCCCGAGAACTGCCAAAGGTTCTCGAAAACGAACTGCTCGCCGCAGTGCTGGCAGGGCAGGTGCTTCGGGCCCAATCCGCGGGAGTGTTGCCATCTTTTTTGCGCCGGTGGCTGCACGGGCCCGAAACAGAGCGACTGCCTCGCCTGCAAGAACTTCTTCGACGACGGCGTGTGCACGCAGGAATGCCCGCCCATGCAAAA GTACAACCCAACGACGTACTCGTGGGAAGCTAATCCCGATGGAAAATACGCGTACGGCGCCACTTGCGTTAGAAAGTGCCCGGAGCACCTCTTGAAGGACAACGGGGCGTGCGTAAGGTCCTGTCCGCCGAAGAAGAAGGCCCTGAACGGCGAGTGCGTGCCCTGCGACGGCCCCTGCCCGAAAACCTGCAAGGGCGTCGAGAAAGTGCACTCCGGGAACATAGACAGCTTCAACGACTGCACGATCATCGAGGGCTCGATCACGATCCTGGACCAGAGCTTCCAAGGCTTCCAGCACGTCTACCCTAACTTCAGCTTCGGCAAACGATACGAGAAGATGCACCCCGACAAGCTGGAAGTGTTCAGCACGCTGAAGGAGATCACCGGGTTCCTGAACATCCAGGGCGACCACAAGGACTTCAAGAACCTGTCCTATTTCCGGAACCTCGAGATGATCGGCGGCAGAACCCTCACGGAGTACTTCGCCTCTTTGTACATCGTGAAGACGTCGCTGGTCTCGTTCGGACTCAGCTCGCTGAAGAAGATCTACTCGGGATCGATCGCCATATTGGAGAACAAAAACCTCTGCTACGCGCAGAGCATCAACTGGACCAGGATCAAGAAGTCGTCGGAACACGAGAGCTTGCTGTCGAATAATCGGAACGAGACCGAGTGCA TAAAAGATGGACTGGTGTGCGACGGCCAGTGTTCCGAGGAGGGCTGTTGGGGTCCAGGTCCGGCGCAGTGTTTGTCGTGCAAGAACTTCATCCTAGGGAACGACTGTCTGCAAGATTGCACCGCGCCAGG GATTTATCAGGCAGACGAGAAGACCTGCAAGCTCTGCCACGAGGAATGCGACGGCACTTGCACCGGGCCGAACGCGGAGCACTGCACCAAGTGCAAACACGCGCGGGACGGTCCGTTCTGCGTGCCCGAATGCCCGTCCTCCAAGTATAACGACAACGGCGTCTGCAAGGACTGTCACGGGAACTGCGTAGGCGGCTGCCAGGGACCCGAGAATAACATCGGCCTTAATGGATGCCACAGCTGCGATAAGGCGATCATGAACGGCAATGTATCTGAAGGATGTTTGCAGAAAGGGGAACCGTGTCCTGACG GGCATTACTACGAATGGGTGAGTCCTCAAGAGCAAGGAACTCTGAAGCCTCTGGCAGGGAAGGCTGTTTGCCGCAAGTGCCACCCCCGTTGCAAGAAATGCACCGGTTACGGGTTCCACGAACACGTGTGCCAGGAGTGTACGAAATTCAAAAGGGAGGAGCAGTGCGAGGACGAGTGCCCCGCCGAATATTTCGCGAATGCCGACACTCAGCTTTGCATACCGTGCTTCAGCGAATGCCGGGGCTGCTTCGGCCGGGGTCCCAATCAGTGCTACAAGTGTCGGAATTATAAGATCTATCTG GACGAAGACATAGACGGCAACGCGACGGCCTTCAACTGCACGGAGACGTGTCCGCCCGAGTACCCTCACAAGATCTTCCCGCTGGACAGCGAGCCCTATTGCTCCGTGGAAACCGTGGGTCTCGGATTCCAAGTGGACAACGAGCTGCAACCGGCTCTCCTGGCTGGCGTGGTGGTGTTCGCGTTGGTGTTCATCGTGATCACTGCCTTGATCATGTACTTCTGGCGAATCCGGGCGAAAGCGAAGGAGAACACGGTGAAGATGACGATGGCGCTGACAGGGCTGGACGATAACGAGCCTCTTCGGCCGACCGGGGTCAAGCCGAATCTAGCGAAGTTGCGTATCATCAAGGAGGAAGAGATGCGGAAAGGTGGAATTCTGGGTTACGGAGCATTCGGGAACGTCTACAAAGGTGTCTGGGTACCCGAAGGGGAGAACGTCAAGATACCGGTAGCTATAAAGGTCCTGCACGATGGCACAGGAGCGAACACGTCCAAAGAGTTTCTGGACGAGGCGTACATAATGGCCAGCGTGGAGCATCCGAACTTGCTTCAGCTCTTGGCCGTCTGCATGACCTCGCAGATGATGCTCGTCACGCAGCTGATGCCGCTGGGATGTCTGCTGGACTTTGTGCGCACGTTCAAGGACAAGATCGGCTCGAAGGCTCTGTTGAATTGGTGCACGCAAATCGCCAGAGGCATGGCCTACTTGGAAGAGAGGAGACTGGTCCATCGGGACCTTGCCGCGCGGAACGTCCTCGTGCAGACGCCAAACTGCGTGAAGATCACCGACTTCGGTCTGGCCAAGCTCTTGGACATCAACGAGGAACAGTACAAAGCCGCCGGTGGCAAAATGCCAATCAAGTGGCTGGCTCTAGAGTGCATCCAGCACCGAGTGTTCACGCACAAGTCCGACGTCTGGGCCTTCGGCGTGACCATCTGGGAGGTTCTGACCTACGGCGGCAGACCTTACGAGAACGTGCCTGCCAGGAACGTGCCGGAACTGTTGGAGAAGGGCGAGAGACTACCGCAGCCGACGATCTGCACGATCGATGTTTACATGATCATGATCAAGTGCTGGATGCTGGACGCGGAGTCCAGGCCCAGCTTCAAGGAACTGGCGGAGGACTTCGCAAAGATGTCCAGAGACCCCGGCCGATACCTTGCCATCAAGGGCGATAAATACATGAGGCTACCTTCGTATACATTGCAG GACGAAAAGGAAATGATACGGAATCTTGCATCGGACGGCCCCGAGGCGTTAGTGGACGCGGACGAGTACCTCCAACCGAAATCTAGAGCCCCGATCCCACCCGGACTTTCAACGTCGAACACTTCCGGTTCTCCACCGAACACGCCCGTAAAAACCTGCTGGCCCAATGGCAAGCCTCTCGCCGCCGACTCTCCCACGCCCCAAAATCAACAGAACTGGGACAGGGAGCTGTTGAGGTACGGGGCGAATCATCGAAACGGTAATGCGTCGCACGAGCCTGGAAATTCCGGCCAGCACGCGCATTTCGCACCACCGAACGGACACTGTGGCCACCCTGTTGGATCGGACAGCTCCAGTTCGAGATACTGTTCGGATCCGTTGAAAATGATCAGCGTCAGAG ATTGCGACGTAACAGACGACTGTTACGACGGGGACGTGAACTCCGTGCACCAGCAGGCTCAAGTAGGAAACCTGAAGCTAGACTTGCCATTagacgaagacgattatttaatGCCATCGCCGCAATTGCCAGCGAATACAACGCAGTACATGGATCTCATAGGGGACTCGAAGCCAGCAG ACATAGAACCGAAGCGGATCAACAACGGCTACCGAAAGTACCCCGAATTCCTGACCATCCAAGGGAAGACGTCCCTGGACAACCCGGAGTACATAATGTCGCAGGACGAAGGACCGTTAACCCCGCAGACGCTGGGAATCCCGACACCGGACCTGGAGAAGGTCCTAACGAACGGGACCTTCGGCTCGCAGGTCAGACAGAGGAGTTCGGAAGAAGAATCCGACCACGAGTATTACAACGACTTCGATCGCCTGGAACGGGAGTTGCAGCCGCTGAAGCCTCTCAGGAAGAACGAGACGACCGTTTGA